Proteins from a genomic interval of Flammeovirgaceae bacterium SG7u.111:
- a CDS encoding glycosyltransferase family 39 protein: MLSKLDHFLARNQKRLFIGFLLLYLPISLGTLVYSPLPWYDETYMASIALEFNQTGKFTPGVAYHAVDGQEDLVYGPLFFLIISTVYQLFGFGVFQYRMVAWLSGMLVLWLTMKLFQSKTEKKGRGFLVFALMAIDPFYLRCTHEGRNDLTTIAFLLGSLWLFLRFTQKEKSDEEKSWLPILFSGLLTGLAVLTTPRIGILFFGYGLLWLQFFFRNKKRSISAFALWLVPILIPYLAWYLYAFENWEHFISFYTQKMVGYTRLGEHPYYIPKQQYPLILAGFASMLIGMLRLKKDFFHPLIIFSIVSVILFYLLVYDNGPYAVFIVPSFYLLLFFAGEPTRKKTVYDI; encoded by the coding sequence ATGCTTTCCAAACTCGATCATTTTTTGGCTCGCAACCAAAAGCGGCTTTTTATCGGTTTTTTGCTTCTTTACCTGCCCATTAGCTTAGGTACGTTGGTGTATAGCCCGCTACCTTGGTACGACGAGACCTACATGGCGTCCATTGCGCTGGAATTTAACCAAACGGGGAAATTTACCCCTGGCGTAGCCTATCATGCAGTAGATGGGCAAGAGGATTTGGTGTATGGTCCCTTATTTTTCCTGATTATTTCTACAGTTTACCAGCTTTTTGGCTTTGGAGTGTTTCAGTACCGCATGGTCGCTTGGCTGAGTGGAATGCTTGTCCTCTGGCTTACTATGAAGCTTTTCCAAAGCAAGACCGAAAAGAAGGGAAGGGGCTTTTTGGTTTTTGCCCTCATGGCTATCGATCCATTCTACCTACGCTGCACGCACGAAGGGCGGAACGATCTTACCACCATCGCCTTTTTGCTCGGAAGCTTGTGGTTGTTTTTAAGGTTTACCCAAAAGGAAAAGAGCGATGAAGAGAAAAGTTGGTTGCCCATTTTATTCTCAGGGTTGCTTACGGGGCTGGCGGTGCTTACCACCCCTCGGATAGGTATTTTATTCTTTGGCTACGGACTGCTTTGGCTTCAATTTTTCTTCAGGAATAAAAAACGTAGCATTTCCGCATTTGCCCTTTGGCTTGTGCCAATTCTTATTCCTTACCTTGCTTGGTATTTATACGCCTTCGAAAATTGGGAGCATTTTATCAGCTTTTACACTCAAAAAATGGTGGGCTACACGCGCTTGGGCGAGCACCCTTATTACATCCCTAAGCAGCAGTACCCGCTGATTTTGGCAGGATTTGCCAGCATGCTCATTGGTATGCTTCGCCTCAAAAAAGATTTTTTCCATCCTTTGATCATTTTCTCCATCGTCTCGGTTATTTTATTTTACCTCCTAGTGTACGACAATGGACCTTATGCAGTGTTCATCGTTCCTAGTTTCTACCTTCTCCTCTTCTTTGCTGGCGAGCCAACACGCAAAAAGACCGTATATGACATTTAG
- a CDS encoding 2,3,4,5-tetrahydropyridine-2,6-dicarboxylate N-succinyltransferase has translation MEYQEIIEKAWEDRSLLKDEATLSAIYDIIEMLDKGELRVAEPVEDGWKVNEWVKKAVILYFPTQKMEVQTVGPFEFHDKIKLKTGYDKLGVRVVPHAIARYGSYVEKGVVMMPSYVNIGAYVEGGTMVDTWATVGSCAQIGKNVHLSGGVGIGGVLEPVQAAPVIIEEGAFIGSRCILVEGVRVGKEAVLGANVTITGSSKIIDVTGDEPVIYKGYVPERSVVIPGTYTKKYPAGDFQVPAALIIGQRKPSTDLKTSLNDALRENDVSV, from the coding sequence ATGGAATATCAGGAAATTATTGAAAAGGCGTGGGAAGATAGAAGCCTTTTGAAAGACGAGGCAACTTTGTCTGCCATTTACGATATCATCGAAATGCTCGACAAGGGTGAGTTGAGAGTAGCTGAGCCAGTTGAGGACGGGTGGAAAGTGAACGAGTGGGTGAAAAAAGCGGTGATCCTTTATTTCCCTACCCAAAAAATGGAAGTTCAGACCGTGGGCCCATTCGAGTTCCACGATAAGATAAAATTGAAAACGGGTTACGACAAGCTAGGTGTAAGGGTAGTGCCTCATGCCATCGCTCGTTATGGTTCGTATGTAGAGAAAGGCGTGGTGATGATGCCTTCGTATGTGAATATTGGTGCGTACGTGGAAGGCGGCACTATGGTAGATACTTGGGCGACGGTAGGTAGCTGTGCTCAGATCGGTAAAAATGTTCACCTAAGCGGTGGAGTAGGTATTGGTGGTGTATTAGAGCCAGTTCAGGCTGCGCCAGTTATCATCGAAGAAGGAGCGTTTATTGGCTCTAGGTGTATTTTGGTAGAAGGCGTGAGAGTTGGAAAAGAAGCGGTATTGGGTGCGAATGTAACCATTACGGGTAGCTCAAAAATTATTGATGTAACAGGTGATGAGCCAGTTATTTACAAAGGATACGTTCCTGAGCGTTCAGTAGTAATCCCAGGTACGTACACCAAAAAATACCCTGCTGGCGATTTCCAAGTCCCTGCTGCTTTGATCATTGGCCAGCGCAAGCCTAGCACCGATTTGAAGACTTCGCTCAACGATGCTTTGAGGGAAAACGACGTTTCGGTTTAA
- a CDS encoding HNH endonuclease codes for MGFSRKVKEEVLVSSARHCCVCHRYKGVKIEIHHILPKEQGGEDTFENAIPLCFDCHSDAGHYHAQHPKGTKFSINELKKHKKEWFEIVKKNNIPEKKENRIHARYLITKEFDIIKGISQKDLSGIPITNCIFLENYSLKHFRKIFKNQQYRDLEIKNNLDCTPEAYLSKYPDVEVLQYDENEYPFYHHERMPMVRDVAINCKNDGLTQFLLNNKVPPEKISKILTYTEAGGCGDHNGSFGELYLLKPVYFKFLVVTNISNAHIKLKELICKSYNGILYHAESINSENAIHFPPILIEPNQSVVIPLGMFLTEFDDLEKADDFIRFNEIKGDRSIVLDHTSASKDEEIEYLGMNYFPLKINYEIDENQEYEDIHDFDFSNLYWIDGYWNCGSCPHLFFQKNNGDLLYQGEIFNTIPDIMHYHRIKIKHDISKIIIAELEHEKTVIQEIKINGITKISNLTLNHGEELSLEISFNDIFEVKGYYSIFSKKNAILPIHKKFNIVRRYKNNNSLTS; via the coding sequence ATGGGGTTCTCAAGAAAGGTTAAAGAAGAAGTTTTAGTATCAAGCGCAAGGCATTGTTGTGTCTGCCATAGGTACAAAGGTGTTAAAATTGAAATTCACCACATTTTACCTAAAGAACAAGGAGGCGAGGATACTTTTGAAAATGCAATTCCTTTATGCTTTGACTGCCACTCTGATGCTGGACACTATCATGCTCAGCATCCAAAGGGTACAAAGTTTTCAATCAATGAGCTAAAAAAACATAAGAAAGAGTGGTTTGAAATAGTAAAAAAGAATAATATACCTGAAAAGAAAGAGAATCGAATTCACGCTAGATACCTAATTACGAAAGAGTTTGATATAATAAAAGGTATTTCACAAAAAGATTTATCAGGTATACCTATAACAAATTGCATTTTTCTTGAAAACTACTCGCTGAAACACTTTAGGAAAATATTTAAAAATCAACAATACAGAGATTTAGAAATTAAAAATAATCTAGATTGTACACCTGAAGCATACTTATCAAAATACCCTGATGTTGAAGTTCTTCAATATGATGAAAATGAATATCCTTTTTATCATCATGAGAGAATGCCTATGGTTAGAGATGTCGCGATTAATTGTAAAAATGATGGGTTAACACAGTTTTTGTTAAATAATAAAGTGCCACCAGAAAAAATATCCAAAATTTTAACTTATACAGAAGCAGGAGGGTGTGGAGATCATAATGGTTCTTTTGGTGAACTTTATCTACTTAAACCTGTATATTTTAAATTTTTAGTTGTGACAAATATTTCAAATGCACACATCAAATTGAAAGAGTTAATTTGTAAGTCATATAATGGAATACTTTATCATGCCGAATCAATAAACAGTGAAAATGCTATACATTTTCCACCAATACTAATCGAGCCTAATCAGAGCGTGGTTATACCATTGGGAATGTTCTTGACCGAATTTGATGACCTTGAAAAAGCTGACGATTTCATAAGGTTTAATGAAATAAAAGGAGATAGATCTATTGTACTAGATCATACTTCTGCTTCAAAAGATGAAGAAATAGAATACTTAGGAATGAATTACTTTCCGTTAAAAATTAATTATGAAATTGATGAAAATCAAGAATATGAAGACATTCACGACTTTGACTTTTCCAATTTATATTGGATAGATGGATATTGGAATTGCGGATCGTGCCCTCATTTGTTTTTTCAAAAAAATAATGGTGACTTGTTATACCAAGGAGAAATATTCAATACTATTCCTGATATAATGCACTATCACAGAATAAAAATTAAACATGATATAAGTAAAATAATAATTGCAGAATTGGAACATGAAAAAACGGTAATCCAAGAAATTAAAATTAACGGTATAACCAAAATATCTAATTTAACATTAAATCACGGTGAAGAATTAAGTTTAGAGATTAGCTTTAATGATATATTTGAAGTAAAAGGATATTATTCGATTTTTTCAAAAAAAAATGCAATTCTCCCTATTCACAAAAAGTTTAATATAGTCAGAAGATACAAAAACAATAACTCCCTAACCTCTTAA
- a CDS encoding GNAT family N-acetyltransferase, with protein MEALEMKTLTKENIQDEHICGAFSDKKCAEGYQAKKDWLAEQFDDGYVFKKMDVRGKVFIEYVPVENGWLPIDAPNFMLINCFWVSGKYKGQGFGKQLFQACEAEAKEKGMDGIVLVAGSKKQPFMSEKKFFKLQGFELCDTAPPYFELWYKPFAEGNLSPTFKEITQKAECDIKEGLAVYYTNACPFTEYYVNTELKSVAAKRGLKFTAKKLSREEAQNHFVPHTMYSIFYNGKFVTQHILNEKYSDKFLGEFM; from the coding sequence ATGGAAGCGCTAGAAATGAAAACCCTGACCAAGGAGAATATTCAAGACGAACACATCTGCGGTGCTTTTTCAGACAAGAAATGTGCTGAAGGCTATCAAGCCAAAAAGGACTGGCTAGCTGAGCAGTTCGACGACGGTTATGTGTTTAAGAAAATGGATGTGCGGGGAAAAGTATTCATCGAATACGTACCTGTGGAAAATGGTTGGCTGCCGATTGATGCTCCCAACTTCATGCTCATCAATTGCTTCTGGGTCTCAGGAAAGTATAAGGGGCAAGGCTTTGGCAAACAGCTTTTTCAAGCCTGCGAAGCAGAGGCAAAGGAAAAAGGAATGGATGGTATAGTGCTAGTGGCAGGAAGCAAAAAGCAGCCATTTATGTCGGAGAAGAAGTTTTTCAAGCTTCAAGGCTTTGAACTTTGTGATACTGCTCCACCCTACTTCGAACTTTGGTACAAGCCTTTTGCCGAGGGAAACCTTAGCCCAACATTCAAAGAAATTACACAAAAAGCTGAGTGCGATATAAAAGAAGGTCTTGCGGTGTATTATACCAATGCTTGCCCTTTCACCGAGTACTATGTGAATACCGAGCTCAAATCGGTGGCGGCAAAAAGAGGGCTGAAATTCACTGCCAAAAAGCTGAGCAGGGAAGAGGCACAAAATCATTTCGTGCCTCATACGATGTATTCCATTTTTTACAATGGAAAGTTCGTTACCCAGCACATTTTGAATGAAAAGTACTCCGATAAGTTTTTGGGAGAGTTTATGTAG
- the rsxA gene encoding electron transport complex subunit RsxA, whose amino-acid sequence MEYIIIVISAIFINNIVLAQFLGICPFLGVSGKVSTSMGMSGAVLFVMTVATIVTYLIQHYVLIPLGLPFLQTITFILVIAALVQMVEIILKKVSPALYQALGVFLPLITTNCAILGVAILVIQKDYNLMESVVFSIASAAGFGLALVTFAGLREHMEFANIPKGMKGVPAALVVAGLLSMAFMGFAGIV is encoded by the coding sequence ATGGAATACATCATCATTGTCATCTCGGCTATTTTCATCAACAATATTGTGTTGGCCCAATTCCTTGGGATCTGCCCATTCCTTGGCGTTTCGGGAAAAGTATCCACTTCCATGGGTATGAGCGGTGCGGTGCTCTTCGTCATGACCGTAGCGACCATTGTTACCTACCTCATCCAGCACTATGTGCTTATTCCCTTGGGCTTGCCCTTCTTGCAGACCATCACTTTTATTTTGGTAATTGCCGCTTTGGTGCAAATGGTGGAAATCATTTTGAAAAAAGTCAGCCCTGCGCTGTACCAAGCCTTGGGTGTATTCTTACCACTTATCACCACCAACTGCGCCATCCTCGGTGTAGCCATCTTGGTGATCCAAAAAGATTATAACCTGATGGAAAGCGTGGTATTCTCCATTGCCAGTGCTGCAGGTTTTGGCTTAGCCCTCGTCACCTTTGCAGGTCTTCGCGAGCACATGGAATTTGCCAACATCCCCAAAGGAATGAAAGGCGTCCCCGCTGCCTTGGTAGTAGCAGGTTTGCTCTCCATGGCATTTATGGGTTTTGCGGGAATAGTTTAG
- a CDS encoding electron transport complex subunit E: protein MSKKKLTQKDNFFKGFIRENPVFALLLGLCPTLGVTSTAINGLGMGLATTFVLLMSNVVIATVKSIIPDKVRIPAFIVIIATFVTVVDLMMAGFLPALHEQLGLFIPLIVVNCIVLGRAEAFASKNTVAYAAVDGLGMGLGFAFALTLLGSVREILGSLSIFGWKFVDADGMLVFVLAPGAFLALGFLIAIINHLRDNPIKLGKKKEEEAVEA, encoded by the coding sequence ATGAGCAAGAAAAAGCTAACGCAGAAAGATAATTTTTTTAAAGGATTTATTCGTGAAAATCCTGTTTTTGCCTTATTACTTGGGCTTTGTCCAACCCTTGGGGTGACTTCAACCGCTATCAACGGCCTCGGAATGGGGCTGGCAACTACCTTTGTTTTGCTCATGTCTAACGTGGTAATTGCTACTGTAAAAAGCATTATACCCGATAAGGTACGGATCCCGGCTTTTATCGTCATCATCGCCACTTTTGTAACCGTGGTAGACTTGATGATGGCTGGCTTTTTACCTGCACTTCACGAGCAACTCGGTTTGTTTATTCCGCTCATTGTGGTGAACTGTATCGTACTTGGTCGTGCCGAAGCATTTGCTTCCAAAAACACCGTTGCCTACGCCGCGGTCGATGGCTTGGGAATGGGCTTAGGTTTTGCCTTTGCACTTACCCTGCTCGGTTCGGTGAGGGAGATTTTGGGAAGCTTGTCCATCTTCGGCTGGAAGTTCGTTGATGCCGACGGCATGTTGGTGTTCGTATTGGCACCAGGCGCTTTCTTGGCACTCGGTTTCCTCATCGCCATCATCAACCACCTCCGCGATAACCCAATAAAGTTGGGGAAAAAGAAAGAAGAAGAGGCAGTGGAAGCGTAA
- a CDS encoding RnfABCDGE type electron transport complex subunit G yields MAKRESNFANMVITLTLVTLISSALLGFVYEFTKEPIALAKLEKQKKAIAGVVPAFDSDPLTEMYKLPIPDSKDSLECYPAKQGGELVGTAIKTKSPRGYSGDIWIMVGFTPEGAINNIVVLEHKETPGLGSKMSTEKFLNQFLEKNPDTFKMTVGKDGGEVDAISGATISSRAFCEAVQLAYDIYKEGGQK; encoded by the coding sequence ATGGCTAAAAGAGAATCAAACTTCGCAAACATGGTGATCACCCTCACGCTGGTGACGCTTATTTCTTCGGCTTTGCTCGGCTTTGTGTACGAGTTTACCAAAGAGCCTATTGCCCTGGCTAAGTTGGAGAAGCAGAAAAAAGCGATTGCAGGAGTAGTTCCCGCTTTCGATAGTGACCCGCTCACAGAGATGTACAAATTGCCCATTCCCGATAGCAAGGACAGCCTGGAGTGTTACCCGGCCAAGCAAGGTGGGGAATTGGTGGGAACAGCCATCAAAACCAAATCGCCAAGGGGCTACAGCGGCGATATCTGGATAATGGTCGGGTTTACGCCCGAAGGAGCTATCAACAACATTGTGGTACTTGAGCATAAAGAAACACCGGGGCTTGGTTCTAAAATGTCTACCGAGAAATTCTTGAACCAGTTTTTAGAGAAAAATCCTGATACGTTCAAAATGACCGTGGGCAAAGACGGTGGGGAAGTTGATGCCATTTCTGGTGCAACTATTTCCTCTAGGGCGTTTTGCGAAGCAGTCCAATTGGCATACGATATTTACAAAGAAGGAGGTCAGAAATGA
- a CDS encoding RnfABCDGE type electron transport complex subunit D: MSTKLLTVSSSPHIHQNQGVSSIMWGVVIAMIPAFAVSVYNFGVGAVYVTALSVAFCIMFEYLIVKYLLKKTPTIMDGSAAITGVLLAFNVPSNLPWWIILIGALVAIGIGKLSFGGLGNNPFNPALVGRVFLLISFPVQMTSWPKAGESLLAIDGETGATPLGLLKDGLKNGDSVSQLMGEIPSHLDFFFGLQGGSTGEISALALLLGLGYMLYKKIITWHIPFTIFGTVLAISTVFWMVNPEQFADPIFHLLTGGLMLGAIFMATDYVTSPMTAKGMIIYAIGIGFITMMIRFFGSYPEGISFAILIMNAFVPLLNKYVKPARFGKEVKNG; this comes from the coding sequence ATGAGCACCAAATTATTAACTGTATCGTCGTCACCGCACATCCACCAAAACCAAGGGGTGAGCAGCATTATGTGGGGAGTGGTCATCGCCATGATTCCCGCCTTTGCCGTCTCGGTCTATAACTTCGGTGTGGGCGCGGTGTATGTCACAGCCCTGTCCGTGGCATTCTGTATCATGTTCGAATACCTGATCGTAAAATATTTGTTGAAGAAAACCCCCACCATTATGGACGGCTCTGCTGCCATCACGGGGGTGTTGCTTGCCTTCAACGTTCCTTCCAACCTTCCTTGGTGGATTATCCTCATAGGAGCGTTGGTCGCTATCGGCATAGGAAAGCTTTCCTTCGGGGGCTTGGGAAATAATCCCTTCAACCCTGCGCTGGTCGGTCGGGTGTTTTTGCTCATTTCCTTCCCAGTGCAAATGACAAGCTGGCCCAAGGCTGGGGAAAGCCTGCTCGCTATAGACGGGGAAACAGGTGCAACTCCGCTAGGCTTGTTAAAAGATGGTTTGAAAAACGGGGACAGCGTTTCCCAGCTCATGGGCGAAATTCCTTCCCACCTCGATTTCTTCTTTGGCTTGCAAGGAGGCTCTACGGGTGAAATTTCAGCCTTGGCACTGTTGCTCGGCTTGGGCTACATGCTTTATAAAAAGATAATCACTTGGCACATTCCATTTACCATTTTCGGTACGGTGCTAGCCATTAGTACTGTTTTTTGGATGGTAAACCCCGAACAATTTGCCGACCCTATTTTCCACTTGCTCACAGGTGGCCTGATGCTCGGCGCAATATTCATGGCTACGGATTATGTGACTTCACCCATGACGGCTAAGGGCATGATCATTTATGCCATAGGTATCGGGTTTATTACCATGATGATCCGATTCTTCGGTTCTTACCCAGAAGGGATTTCTTTCGCTATCCTCATCATGAATGCATTTGTTCCATTACTCAATAAATACGTGAAACCCGCAAGGTTCGGAAAGGAGGTAAAAAATGGCTAA
- the rsxC gene encoding electron transport complex subunit RsxC: MFRLFDSLKTFPKGGVHPPENKFSAGAAIEELPLPKMVHIPISQHIGAPSEPVVERGEAVKVGQIIAKSAGFVSANIHSSVSGKVAKIQNMIDSSGFVRTVISVRVKGDDWEESIDRSPDLVKEISIEAKDIIQKTLDNGIVGLGGAAFPSHVKLSVPRGKKAEYLILNGVECEPYLTADHRLMLEKADEIMVGAQILMKALDVTKCIVGIENNKLDAIEVMSQKAKDYEGISVQALKVQYPQGGEKQLIKAVINREVPSGGLPIDVGAVVHNVGTTYAVYQAVQKNKPLLERVVTLTGKSVSKPSNFMVRIGTPISELIEAAGGLPEDTGKIISGGPMMGKALTSTDIPVAKATSGVLIIPENESRRGVVEACIRCSKCVGVCPMGLEPYLLMTQGEKAMFEESENDRVMDCIECGSCVYECPSNRPLLDWIRLSKVKVNTIRKERAKN; this comes from the coding sequence ATGTTCAGGTTATTCGATAGTTTAAAAACCTTTCCCAAAGGCGGTGTCCATCCTCCCGAGAACAAGTTTTCGGCGGGAGCTGCCATAGAGGAACTGCCATTGCCCAAAATGGTGCATATCCCTATTTCCCAACATATAGGCGCTCCTTCTGAGCCAGTAGTTGAACGAGGAGAAGCGGTGAAAGTGGGGCAAATCATTGCCAAAAGTGCAGGCTTCGTTTCTGCCAATATCCATTCTTCGGTTTCGGGAAAAGTTGCCAAAATCCAAAACATGATCGACAGTAGCGGTTTTGTCCGCACGGTCATCTCTGTGAGGGTAAAAGGCGACGATTGGGAAGAAAGCATTGACCGCAGCCCAGATTTGGTGAAAGAAATCTCCATTGAAGCGAAAGACATCATCCAAAAAACATTGGATAACGGAATAGTAGGGTTGGGGGGTGCAGCATTTCCTTCTCATGTAAAACTTTCTGTGCCGAGGGGTAAAAAAGCCGAATACTTGATACTGAACGGGGTAGAATGCGAACCGTACCTCACTGCCGATCATCGCCTGATGCTCGAAAAAGCGGATGAAATAATGGTAGGGGCGCAAATTTTGATGAAAGCGCTGGACGTGACCAAATGTATAGTCGGTATAGAAAATAATAAGTTGGATGCCATAGAGGTAATGAGCCAAAAGGCAAAAGACTACGAAGGCATTTCGGTGCAAGCACTAAAAGTGCAATATCCGCAAGGAGGGGAAAAGCAACTGATAAAAGCGGTAATCAACCGAGAAGTTCCTTCGGGAGGGCTGCCCATCGATGTTGGGGCAGTGGTTCATAATGTGGGTACGACCTATGCGGTGTACCAGGCAGTTCAGAAAAACAAGCCCTTGCTCGAAAGGGTAGTGACCCTTACTGGAAAATCGGTAAGCAAGCCTTCCAACTTTATGGTGAGAATAGGAACGCCAATAAGCGAGCTGATAGAAGCTGCTGGCGGTTTGCCAGAAGATACGGGCAAAATAATAAGCGGTGGACCTATGATGGGAAAAGCCCTCACCAGCACCGACATTCCCGTTGCCAAAGCAACTTCTGGTGTATTGATTATTCCTGAAAACGAATCGAGAAGGGGAGTAGTAGAAGCTTGTATCCGATGCAGCAAGTGTGTGGGCGTTTGCCCTATGGGCTTAGAGCCTTATTTGCTGATGACCCAAGGTGAAAAAGCCATGTTTGAGGAGTCGGAAAACGACCGAGTGATGGACTGCATAGAATGCGGCTCGTGTGTGTACGAGTGCCCTTCGAACCGCCCACTGCTAGACTGGATAAGGTTGAGCAAAGTGAAAGTGAACACTATTCGTAAAGAAAGAGCAAAGAACTAA